The genome window aatcaaaacaaagcatttttttgtttattgctgTGTATTGTTTTAGAAATACTTCACTGTgaaaacataccgtatttactcgcatataagccgccccgtgtataagccacacccttaaaatggcctaaacttgttgaatttgacaatttctcgcgtataagccaccccctgattcacaattttcacctccatattcatggttttaatagggagtacaaataccatatttactcgcatataagccgccccgtgtataagccgcacccttaaaactgccttaaaatggctgaatttgaccatttctcgcgtataagccgccccctgattcccaattttcacctccatattcatggttttaatagggagtacaaatgtgttactttgaagggaaaatctttaaaaaaaacatatttctgagatactggatgaatcaaaagcacattataaaggtcaatatcataaggaatgaaTTCATCCATTAATGGTTGTtatcttactgcaaaactgaaaataaccaacaaatagtaaatgtaaaTTTGCCGACatttactggtgaaaaagagtatagcagtGGTGTAAGTTTTgtacgcatataagccgtatccttaattcagtcataattttttttggtcgcaaatacggcttatatgcgagaaaatacggaatCATATCTATCTCTTTTGTCGGCCTCCAActcagaggtttttttttaatgcaaagatATAAATGTAGATGGCCTTCAGCAACCTTTTATGACACCCACACACCTCGCCGTGAACATTTGGAAGGTGAGCAAAGTGCTGATGGCGACAAACCCCAAGTGGAAAAGTGCTCTTCAACTTTATCTTCTTAAAtagatgaaattaaaaaataaaaaatacacaaaaacacagaaaatatatCAATCTAAACCACAGGTTTCCAACTCCAGCTAAATCTCATGTTCatttttggtccaaaaagtTCACTTACGTTGAtaaaggtccaatccattttgacagggaagGTCGACTCAACATCATGCtgagaaaaaacagtttaaaataaaaggcagaaGTTCTAAGCAGTTAGACAGTACGTGCTTTTTTTCctgccgtttttttttcataatacaaaaaaaactgcattatcATCATGTTTGATGGGGtggtagtatttatttatttatgatcagGGACGATGGATTTTTGGATGTGCAATCACGGATCATCACATTATATGAATTCCATGGCCAGCCGGAGCAATAACGCATAGAGGTCAGCTGCCCGTCAGCAAAAATGATAACTAATgtgacaaaaatgaaatgtgacatATACTGAGTgacaagtgtgtgtttgtgcgcgtCTCTGCTTAATCACTCAAGTGTGAAAAATTAATGTGAAATGAGCGTTGCTTCACCCAACTGTCACTTTACAGCTTTCATCATTTGCCtcttgttattattataattactatttttattcttatatatttttattttattttaatgttgttaatACTTTATACATCCCGTAGATTCCAAGTTGGGTCAGATTTCGAGTATAAAATAAAAGGACACAATAGGAAGAATTAATATATTCAACAAACATTATTAACATATCGATGGTAATGACATTTGAGCAATATTTCGAATCAAATGAATATTCTACATTTCCACATTAAAGTGCACTGACATAATAGCCTGCTTGGTGTATTTGCACCCTCTGGTGGTCATACCTGATACTGCAGTTTCAACTCAATTCCAGGCCATTTATTTAGGCCCAAATTATATTTTCCTTAGCTAAATGGCTGATTATAAATCAAGACAAATGAACTTcagtttaaaatgtaaattgttCACCTTATTCTTCCAGGTTTGGCAGTATACATAGAATCCAGCACGGTAAAGGTTAAAGGTCAGGGTTGAAAATGAGCAAGTGTCACCTTCTCGGGTGTCACTTGTTGTAAAAGAAGTGGCAAGTATCTCATTGCCAAGCCAAACAAACCGACAAACTTGACAAAGACAACAGGTACTATCTATTTTAATCTATGTATGCTACTTTGTGTTATTTAGGCATTTTGCAACACCTTGCCAAAATGTCAAATCTTTTGATATACTCCGATCGatggacaaaaatgttgttgCTGAGCTGGGGGGAATTGCATGCATTGTATTTTCTCTTCCCGTGAACAAGgcccacccttaaaattgcagtaaaatggttgaatttgacaatttctctcgtataagccgccccctgattcacaattttcacctccatattcatggttttaatagggagaacaAATGGGTTATTTTGAAGGAGTTACCTATTACAGTCATTCCTCTACTTACgacattaatttgttccagaacttttttcgtaacatgaacattttgtaagtagagcagtactttatatgtaaattctgtagtTGGTtctacggtcctcacacaactactaactaaaccaagggtgtcagactcgggttgattggcgggccggaccattttagatataatatttagattttaaaaaaataaatggattaaaagaactggattttaagccctgaatattccgttttttatagatctaaaacaatgtttatttgatctttttttatatatttttagattttaccaaatgatttttgaactaaaaacacagaaaaaatggattaaaaaatgacaatgattgatttaaaagggggaaaatcaggaaatgtaacatacatctatactcttcattttaatttgatcctaaaacagaaagtcggcactcatgatttactttcttgggccgcacaaaatgatgcggcgggccagatttggcccccgggccgccactttgacacatgtgaacttaaccctttaaaatgggtcaaagtgtccTAATTTTATATGACAGATGTGAGGAAAGagcttaaaaaataaacaatttttacCCCAATAATGCAAATATATGACaagaaatgttcttttttttgggttgcTAGATGGACCGTTCAACACAACGTTCTTCCAGCAAGAAGAAGAAAGATGCCATTTACCTCCCAGCCATCCCCAAGAAAGCCTCAAGTCCCGCCTCAATCCGGGGAAGACTGAGTCAGTCGTGCCCTTATCTTAACCACAGTCTTTGTCCTTCCATTTGTCCCCGAAGCTTATTATTCATCTGTTGTCGTTTTACGTTCGGGTCGGTGGTTCATTTCTTTTTGATAAATGTGCGGCCAAAACGTCATGgcgttttctctttttctcatCCAAGACCCTCAGGTAGAGTCGTGTCCATCCTCGCCTTTGTTTATCCCGATCAAAGCGGAGGCGTCGCCGAGCGGGCGCGTCGCGGACGGGGACGGCGAGGGGCCCCCGGCCGTGTCCGGCCGAAAGAGGAGACGCCGAGGTCGAGCTCGTCGTCGGGGCGAGGATAAACACGAGATGTCCGCCAGCTCCGGGAGCGCCCGGGGGTCCGGCGGGTCCCCAAAAGACGAGGGCCCCGCTTCATCCGGGAGTCGGGAACGAAAAAAAGACGAGACAGGCAACGGTGAGACGTGGTTCGACATCCATCTTTTGGGGGAtgagataccgtattttctcgcatattagcgtataagccgtacccataaaatggccttaaaatggttgaattcgACAATttatcgcgtataagccgccccctgattcacaatctTCATAAACATTactttagatccataaaaatggactatttagggcttttgatccagttcttttaatccaatttagaaaaaaaaaaaaaaatctagatattagatctaaaatgctccggctcacatgaaatcgagttgacgctaatgcggcccgcgaaccaacccgagtcacACCCTTGCTTTGGAGGGAAAATCTATACTATAAATCAATTGCTggattccgaaagggtgttgcctgcacgttgacaaattcaaaaaggaagtcatgtgagcagtacaaccaggaagtggtgTGGTTTGTCATCAAAGCCTTAGCAAGCCGCCGTAACATGTCATTTAGATGATCCGAGGCTGTTGAGACCCTATTTGAACATTGACATTTGAACTGCAAATAAATGTACGCCATTTTTATCGTTTGCACCAAAGTCCTGGAGGGGCGTCTGCTCCAGAGGAGGCTGTTATCCAACCCCAAAGATCCCGACTCAGATGTTGAGCCCGGTGGAGAGAGCAAGCGAGGGGGAGAACCCGACAAAGACAAAGAAGTCGTCGAAGAAGAGCCACTTCATCAACACGACCTGCGAGCTCAGgtgcaatttatttttgggtatGTTTGCCAGAAGCATTGAATTCATCCTAATGGAATAGAAGGAGGGTGTCAAACGGGTGTGCCGGGTTACAGGATTGAATGCTtgtattttgggggggtttcgATGAGGGTGCCGCAAACGCAGAAGTTTGGGAGTGGCTACATCTTCGCTCCATTTTCATTGGTTCATTCGGCCCCCAATGTTCAGGCGGCCAATGAGTTCGTAAAGAAccctgaaatgccccaaaattaacaggaagtcaactggaaatgccccaaaataaccCTTTAAAATGCCCTGGAAAATTGATAGGAAATCATATTTTACCGGAATTGACCCAGATTTAACTACCCTAAAATAAGTAGACTCCATAACAAACTGATGcttaaaaaattaatgaattaaaaaaaagaataatatttttaaaaaggtgatGTGGATATTTCCTGCACCAATAGGGGGCAGTACGTTAATAAGAAAGGAAAGACtctaagacaggggtgtcagactcgggttgtttcgtgggccgctttaacgtcaacttgatttcacgtgggccggaccattttagatataatatttagattttttaaaatataaatggattaaaagaactggattaaaagccctgaatattattatatatattatagatctaaaacaatgtttattttagctttttaaaatatatttttagattttacaaaatgatttttgaactaaaaacacagaaaaatcggatgaaaaaatgacaatgattgatttaaaagggggaaaatcaggaaatataatatacatctataatattcattttaatttgatcctaaaacagaaagtcgacactcatcattgactttcccgggccgcacaaaatgatgcggcgggccagatttggcccccgggccgccacttagaCACATGTAGtgtattgtttacattttgccTGCCAATGAATTTGCCACTTCTGCGTCGTCtaattatctatttttttaatcagtcgCTGGAAAACCCTTGAAAATATCATTGCAAATGCCTTGCACAAGAGCcaaagtaagtaagtaagtacttTTCCCATCGGTGTCAAaggtgcggcccgcgggccggaagtgGCCCACAAATGGGTTTCCCATCCGGTCCCTCTGCCTGacgggcactttgtagctcCGGTCCAGAccacataattttttttctctggccTTTGTTGGCGTAGCTGGAAGCGGTGAACGCGGTGTTGGGGGTGTCGGACGAGGTGGAGCAGCTGGTCCTGAGGAACGCCGAGCTGACGGACGAGCTGCTGGCGACCGTGGCGGCCGCCCTGAAGAGCAGCCCGTCCCGGGTGGCGCTGCTCAATCTCAATCTCAACCTCATCGGACCCGACGGCGCGCACGTTCTGTTGGACCTCCTGGGGGTCAAGCCGCAGGTTCAAGCTTTACAGTAAGCAGCAATAATACCAtaccatgtgtcaaagtggcggcccgggggccaaatctggcccgccgcatcattttgtaaggcccgggaaagtaaattatgagtgccgactttctgttttaggatcaaatttaaatgaagagtatagatgtatatgaaatttcctgattttttcccccttttaaatcaatcattgtcattttttcatccatttttctgtgtttttagttcaaaaatcattttgtaaaatctaaaaatatatttaaaaaagctaaaataaacattgttttagatctattaaaaaacggaatattcagggtttttaatccagttcttttaatccatttataaataaaaaaatctaatgaaaTGGGGttagaaatgatttattaatgtcttaaaccaagggtgtcagactcgggttggttcgcgggccgctttaacgtcaactcgatttcatgtgggccggagatataatatttagatttgttttaataaatggaataaaagaactggattaaaagccctgaatattccgtttttttaaagatctaaaacaatgtttatttgaacttttttatatatatgtttagattttacaaaatgatttttgaactaaaaacagaaaaaatggattaaaaaatgacaattattgatttaaaagggggaaaaatcaggaaatttaacatacatatataatcttcatttgaatttgatcctaaaacagaaagtcggcactcatgattttctttctcgggccgtacaaaatggagcggcgggccagatttggcccccgggccgccactttgacacgtgtcttaAACTAtatagcattttattttttttattagaaaacaATTTTTGTCTTCTAGCTTGTTTGGAAACCGACTCTGTGACCACGGAGCGATAGCGCTTTTGAGTGGAATGGTGGAGCTGCAGGAGCAAAGGTCAAGGGCCGCCCCCCTCGCCACCATCCCGCAGCCGGGGTCCCCTCGGCCCGCCGCCCTCGCCATCACGCCGTTCTCCCTTTCCGAGCTGGACATCGGGGGCAACGGGCTGAGCGGGAACGGGGTGAAGGCGCTGGCGTCCTACATGAGACGTTCGCGGCTGCGCTATTTGGGACTGGCTCGGACCGCCGGCGCCGACTTGGCGGCCTGGAAGGAACTTTTCGACAGCCTGAAGGGGAACGACTCGCTGAGCGAGCTGATCCTGGACGAGAACGACCTGGGCGACCCGGGGGTCAGGCTCCTCGCCGACGTCTTGAAGGTCAACGCGGGCCTGCGAAGGGTGGACCTGGACGCCAACGGAATCGGCgacgtgggaggaaacgagCTGGTGGCGGCCTTGCTCTGCAGGGGGCGCCGTCCCCTTCGGCGGCTCAGCCTGGCGCGGAACCGCCTCGGCTCCGGGCTCATGAGGAGGATACGAGAGGAGCTCGACCCCCAATGAAATCGGGTAACGGCGCCCCCTCCCGGGgcctttttcaatatttttactgCCTCGGTTGCATTTGCATCCACTTTTGCAACAAATAGAGCTGCAATGAAGGTGTTAGCATCTTCCTGGTTAGCATCGcacaaaaaaagtgtgtttttctcttaggacaagggtgtcaaattcGGGTTAGtgtgcgggccacattaacgtgaactcggtttcatgtgggccgggccattttagatataatattttttttaaatcggattaaaagaactagatcaaaaAGCCTAAATCTTTTTTCCATAGATATTGATCAAGGGTATcgaactcgggtttgttcgcgggccgtaataacatcaactcgatttcatgtgggccggaccattttagatataatatttagatttttttaaattaatagaactggatcaaaagccctaaatatttagtttttttttataaatatagaactgtttatttgaactttttttttcttagtaagggaaaacatctaataatcatttgttttttcatttcaaatggaaactatttttttaaattatattcaatattaaagtggaaaaccaaaaatatttttatatatttatttttagattttccaaaatgctttttgacctaaaaacaccaaaagaaaaaaatggataaaaattgcaattattgatttaaaaaagggaaaatcaggaaatataatacacatctatattctttattttgaatttgatcctaaaacagaaagctggcactcatgatttactttctcgggccgcacaaaatgatgcgccgggccagatttggcccccgggccgccactttgacacctgtgttttagaAGAAGCCCGATGTGGACCTTCTGATTTCTTTCCTTTCTTCCAGAACCAACGGACCAACCGTGGTGGAGCTCCCGGCGCTTTTTCCGGCAAAAATCCGATCCGGTTCGACTCAAAAGCCTTTGTCCGGAGATTTGGAAGGGCTAAACGGTGAGGATGGAAAAACCCGGCGGCTCCACATGTGCGACATGTCGCACCGGACTGGGAGAGCTACCCAACAGATCCGCTTTTCTTCTCCACGGCCATTAATAGCCCGAGCCTGACGCACGCCAAGACATTTCCacctactgtatttttcaggcTGACGCTAAGTCGCAGTCgaagttgcattttttggggatgcCGCAAAACCACAACTTTGTGAGTTGTGCCCGCATCGAGTGCACTCACTCCATTTCCTATTGGCTCTTTTGCCCCCTGCCGTCAAAATGGTcctttcaatggcagccaatgagttcataggGAACAAATGTCAAAAAGCAACAGAAAGTCATCTGGAAATGCCgcaaaaatgaacaggaagatacctggaaatgcccaaaaccaagaggaagtcacctggaaattgCCCAAACCGACAGGAAATCACCTGGTAATGCCCAAAACCAAAGGGGGCGGGgccgtgggtgtgtgtgtaggaaAAATATACAGTAGCATAGTTATTTTCCTATTGAGGGATTTATGAAATAAACCATTGAAAGAAGGAAAAACTTTTGATCGGTCCACATGAATTTTTGTTTTCTGCCGGCAATTTAATGGTAAatcccccaccccctcccaaATAAACTTAtccaatcagggggcggcttatacgcgagaaattgtcaaattcaaccattttaaggccattttaatgatgcggcttatacgcggagtggcttatatgcgagtaaatacggtatttacattttttttatggaaaaaaatacataaaagacCATTTTGTGATCAACTATGTCTTTAaacattgatttattcattgttgcaggggtgctggagcctatcatgaTCTGAATGGGTTGGCGACCTATAGTCCAGATGAATTTTTGTTCCgtgaaaaaacatattttgtaatCAACAATGTCTCCAAACAGTCATTAATTTATTCCTTTTCCATGCCgcagggttgcaggggtgccggagcctatcccgatCTGAATGGAttggcgacttatagtccagatgagtttttgtttagtttgaaAGAACATATTTTGGAATCAAgtcattgatttattcattttccatgccgcagggtcgcaggggtgccggagcctatcctgaTCTGAATGGATtggcgatttatagtccagattagtttttattttgtttgaaagaacatattttgtaatcaagtcattaatttattcatttttcatgctGCAGGGTCGCAAGGGTGTCGGAGCCAACCCCTATCTGAACTCTttggcgacttatagtccagattagtttttattttgtttgaaagaacata of Stigmatopora argus isolate UIUO_Sarg chromosome 5, RoL_Sarg_1.0, whole genome shotgun sequence contains these proteins:
- the LOC144074304 gene encoding ribonuclease inhibitor, producing MDRSTQRSSSKKKKDAIYLPAIPKKASSPASIRGRLNPQVESCPSSPLFIPIKAEASPSGRVADGDGEGPPAVSGRKRRRRGRARRRGEDKHEMSASSGSARGSGGSPKDEGPASSGSRERKKDETGNVLEGRLLQRRLLSNPKDPDSDVEPGGESKRGGEPDKDKEVVEEEPLHQHDLRAQLEAVNAVLGVSDEVEQLVLRNAELTDELLATVAAALKSSPSRVALLNLNLNLIGPDGAHVLLDLLGVKPQVQALHLFGNRLCDHGAIALLSGMVELQEQRSRAAPLATIPQPGSPRPAALAITPFSLSELDIGGNGLSGNGVKALASYMRRSRLRYLGLARTAGADLAAWKELFDSLKGNDSLSELILDENDLGDPGVRLLADVLKVNAGLRRVDLDANGIGDVGGNELVAALLCRGRRPLRRLSLARNRLGSGLMRRIREELDPQ